Proteins found in one Xenopus laevis strain J_2021 chromosome 1L, Xenopus_laevis_v10.1, whole genome shotgun sequence genomic segment:
- the fastkd5.L gene encoding FAST kinase domain-containing protein 5, mitochondrial, protein MATVICRRLRGGVYKASTFSSAVKLRHKNLPNDHGNAYTLLVLETERFKPDRNGFSVDYQTLYNPGAYLGLKKCNRKVSEDYEDNILHRDYTRRNAKQIQNTYSITSSRSLSSAKNNILDFAFSSPSTLQAQLPKNTKHQLKNEAEPKLDEYEAEIYSTKEDPRKFQQYRPEYRSLCYSNSTQNVCTSVEEEQHLLQQVTFLKSDLTPGVIADYFDKLSHLPVDQMESLRANTKFAMLCRYSVENLQQYTPAELIRILEAFVRIQISVNHSMLNVYEVEFCRRVWDMSTNDLLLIADMWRCLGRSVPRFLEILYSYMELRWKDLNLPQLIQLIYIIGEGRRAPRELMQKLESMVLRHLDSINLEELGTVCLGFFKSHNGFSEHLMRKIGDKVSDNMKEISNYALVNVLKIFRFTHVDHLVFLKRLGQIAPSRVPNMGSQGIMHLALSCAALHYLDENIMNAVAATIPDRVAYCRSKDLAKILWSFGALNYQPPNANHFYTALISQIRNKLREFEKFPEHFLTCLLGLVFAKYYPLDLIGFALSEKFVKLATKESLFELKKDLFTLDGSVEIECPRYTGNHLSLELRQEVTEMLQSFSRQDICIKPEVLEAATLIESMLGGPQYVKNHMILPHTRSNDLEVHLDINYKPIPINFDSVGSSPESSELKPVGIQITEDLLDQLLDSNRKNNPQKDIEKTRAPKYVADQHKVAKDYPKQLHAEFSSGVSITDNLISMLSMSRASPKTPVCTPKARSDVLRLAIQVSNRNHYCYASRHLLGLHNLKRRQLKQLGYVVVEIPFWEWFPLLKRTRSEKLAYLHQKIFSSVDYLRG, encoded by the coding sequence ATGGCCACTGTGATATGCCGAAGACTGCGAGGAGGTGTATACAAAGCCAGCACGTTTTCATCGGCGGTCAAGCTGAGGCACAAGAATCTTCCCAATGATCATGGAAATGCCTACACCTTGCTGGTCTTGGAGACAGAACGCTTTAAACCCGACAGAAATGGTTTCAGTGTGGATTATCAAACTCTATACAACCCTGGGGCTTATCTAGGGCTCAAAAAGTGTAACCGCAAAGTGTCAGAAGACTATGAGGATAATATTTTGCATAGAGACTACACCAGAAGGAATGCCAAGCAGATTCAAAATACTTACAGCATTACGTCTTCCCGAAGCTTATCTAGTGCAAAAAATAATATCTTAGACTTTGCATTTAGCAGTCCAAGTACCTTGCAGGCTCAACTGCCAAAAAATACAAAGCACCAGTTAAAAAATGAAGCTGAGCCTAAGCTTGATGAATACGAAGCTGAAATCTATAGCACCAAGGAAGATCCAAGAAAGTTTCAGCAGTACAGGCCAGAGTACAGATCCTTGTGCTACAGCAACTCGACCCAAAACGTGTGCACTTCTGTAGAGGAAGAGCAGCACCTTCTGCAACAAGTAACTTTTCTGAAGAGCGATCTGACTCCTGGAGTCATCGCTGACTATTTTGATAAACTCAGTCATTTACCTGTTGATCAAATGGAATCGTTACGGGCAAATACTAAGTTTGCAATGCTCTGCCGTTACAGTGTAGAAAACCTACAGCAGTATACTCCTGCAGAGCTGATACGTATTCTTGAGGCATTTGTCCGTATACAGATTTCCGTTAATCACTCAATGCTCAATGTCTACGAGGTGGAGTTTTGCCGTAGGGTTTGGGACATGAGCACAAACGACTTGCTTTTAATAGCGGACATGTGGAGGTGCTTGGGTCGTAGCGTGCCTCGTTTTTTAGAGATCTTATACAGTTATATGGAGCTACGCTGGAAGGATCTTAATTTGCCTCAGCTAATACAGTTGATCTATATTATTGGGGAAGGGAGAAGGGCACCTCGAGAGCTGATGCAGAAACTTGAATCAATGGTACTGAGACACCTGGATTCAATTAACCTCGAAGAACTCGGCACTGTTTGCTTAGGCTTCTTCAAGTCTCATAATGGATTTTCTGAGCATCTCATGAGAAAGATCGGGGACAAAGTTTCTGACAATATGAAAGAAATTAGCAATTATGCTTTGGTTAATGTTCTGAAAATATTCCGCTTCACCCATGTAGATCATTTGGTCTTCTTAAAACGACTGGGACAAATCGCACCCAGCAGAGTCCCCAACATGGGTTCTCAAGGCATCATGCACTTAGCTCTGTCTTGCGCTGCCTTACATTATCTAGATGAAAACATCATGAATGCCGTAGCTGCTACAATTCCAGACAGGGTTGCTTACTGCAGAAGCAAAGACCTGGCCAAAATTTTATGGTCCTTTGGTGCTTTAAACTACCAGCCTCCAAATGCAAACCACTTTTACACCGCCCTCATTTCACAGATTCGGAACAAACTGAGGGAGTTTGAGAAATTTCCGGAACATTTTCTCACTTGTTTGTTGGGGCTAGTATTCGCAAAATACTATCCGTTGGATCTGATTGGATTTGCCTTAAGTGAGAAGTTTGTTAAATTAGCTACCAAGGAAAGCTTGTTTGAACTCAAAAAGGATCTTTTTACTTTAGATGGAAGCGTGGAAATTGAATGTCCCCGGTACACTGGAAACCACCTGTCTCTCGAGCTTCGACAAGAGGTGACGGAAATGCTCCAGAGCTTCTCAAGACAGGATATTTGCATCAAACCTGAGGTTCTTGAAGCTGCTACCCTGATAGAGTCTATGTTGGGTGGACCCCAGTATGTAAAGAATCATATGATTTTGCCTCACACTAGATCAAATGACTTGGAGGTCCATTTGGACATCAATTATAAGCCCATTCCTATAAATTTTGATTCTGTAGGATCTTCTCCTGAAAGCTCAGAACTGAAACCTGTGGGTATCCAGATAACTGAGGACCTTCTGGATCAGCTGTTGGACAGCAACCGGAAAAATAATCCGCAGAAAGACATAGAAAAGACCAGAGCACCAAAGTATGTGGCTGACCAACACAAAGTGGCAAAGGATTACCCGAAACAACTTCATGCTGAATTTTCCAGTGGAGTCTCCATTACCGACAACCTGATATCCATGTTGTCAATGTCAAGGGCTTCACCCAAAACACCTGTGTGCACACCAAAGGCACGTTCAGATGTTTTGAGGTTGGCTATCCAAGTTTCCAACCGGAATCACTACTGCTATGCATCTAGGCATCTACTGGGACTCCATAACTTGAAAAGAAGACAACTCAAACAATTGGGATATGTAGTTGTGGAGATTCCATTTTGGGAATGGTTCCCATTGCTAAAACGTACACGTTCTGAGAAACTTGCTTACTTGCACCAAAAGATATTCAGCTCTGTGGACTATCTCAGGGGGTGA